Below is a genomic region from Prunus persica cultivar Lovell chromosome G3, Prunus_persica_NCBIv2, whole genome shotgun sequence.
ACAGACTAAGAATGGAGAACAGAACAGCAAGCAGAATAAGAATTGGAAATCCAAAGGCAAGAAGTGGGATAACAAGGCAAGTGAAGGCACTAAAACTCCCTGCAAACACTGTGGTAAGCTACATTTTGGTGAATGTCGATTCAAGGGCAAGCCAAAGTGTTATAACTGTGATAAACTTGGTCACATTGCAAAAGACTGCTACAGCAAGAAAACACCACAGCAGATCAACTATGCTACTCAAGTGGAAGCTGCACCAACAATGTTCTATGCTAGCAATGTAAGTGGTGCTGATGTAACAAGGGATGAAGAGATCTGGTATTTGGACAGTGGGTGTAGCAATCACATGACAGGAAAAGAGGATTTGTTGGTGGATATTGACAGAAAAGTGACTGCCAAGGTTGAAATGGGAACTGGACAGCTTGTAGAAGTAACTGGAAAAGGCACTATTGTGGTTGAAACCAAAGCAGGCAAGAGACATATCAAAGAAATAATGCTTGTACCTGGACTGAAAGAGAACTTACTCAGTGTAGGACAGATGATAGAACATGGCTATTATTTGGTATTTGGTGATCACAAGGTGGAAATCTACAATGACAGCTCTCATACAAATCTGGTGGCAAAGGTTCAGATGAAAGGAAACAGAAGCTTTCCTTTGAAGTTGCAAGCTGAAATGCACTTTGCTTATAGAGCAAGTGTAGACCATTCCACTGATCTCTGGCATAGAAGGTTTGGACATCTCAATATGACTAGTCTAAAACTATTGAAAGAGCAAGATATGGTAGTAGGGCTGccagaaattaaagaagataGACAGGTATGTGAGGGGTGTGTTCTAGGCAAGCAAAGTAGAGAAGCATTCCCAAGAGAAGCTATTTCTAGAGCATCAACCCCACTAGAACTTATTCACAGTGACATCTGTGGTCCTATGCAGACAGTTACCAAAGCTGGAAATAGGTTCTTTCTCACTTTCATTGATGATTGCACAAGGATGTGTTGGGTCTATTTCTTAAGGCACAAGTCAGAAGCTCTTTGTGTGTTTAAGAAGTTCAAAGCCACTGTGGAATTGCAAAGTGGCtacaaactaaaacaattgAGAAGTGACAGAGGAGGAGAGTACACTTCAGTGGAGTTTGAGAGGTTCTGTGACAATGCAGGCATTGAAAGGCAGCTCACAACCCCATACACACCACAGCAAAATGGTGTGGCCGAGAGGAAGAATAGAACTATAGTAGAAATGGCCAAATGTTTGatgttggaaaagaaaattccacTTGATTTCTGGGCAGAGGCAGTCAACACAtctgtgtacattttgaatagaTGTCCAACTAAAGCCTTAAGCAAAAAGACACCATTTGAGGCTTATGGAGGGAGGAAACCAGGAATTAAGCATCTGAAGGTATTTGGTTCATTGTGTTATGCTCATGTACCAAAACAGCAAAGACAGAAGCTAGATTTGGCAAGCAAAAGGTGTATTTTCTTGGGGTATGGCAGCTGTGAAAAGGGATACAGGCTCTACAATATTGAAACTGAAAAGGTTATCATTTCAAGAGATGTGATATTTAGTGAGAATGAGTGTTGGGATTGGAATACAAAGAAGGAGACTAGTGTGAACATTCAGCTCACTGAAAttagagaagaagaacaaggagCAGAAGGGAGTTCTTATGAATTTGAAGAACAATTGGAAGTGAATGAGATGCCTAGCTTAAACACTGAAATCAGTGACCAAGAAAGGGAAGCAGGATCACAGGATGTTGATCACACTCCTCTCAAGTACAAGAGCATTGcagaaatttatgaaaaatgcaacatgtgcATTATAGAACCAGAAAGTTTTGAAGAGGCAGCAAAGGATGACTCTTGGAAGAAAGCAATGGAAGCTGAAATCACCATGATTGAGAAGAACAATACATGGGAGCTTGTGAATAGACCATTTGATAAACCAATCATTGGAGTCAAATGGATCTATAAGACTAAACTGAACCTAGATGGATCTGTGCAAAAGAATAAGGCTCGGCTGGTGGCAAAAGGATATTCTCAAAAGCCTGGAATTGACTTCAATGAGACCTTTGCACCAGTGGCTCGACTTGATACTGTGAGAACCTTGGTGGCTGTTGCTGCACAGAGAAACTGGAATCTGTTTCAACTAGATGTAAAGTCTGCATTTCTTAATGGAGTGCTAAATGAAGAAGTTTATGTAGATCAACCATCTGGTTTTGTGATGCAAGGAAGTGAAGATAAAGTGTATAAGCTGAAAAGGGCTCTATATGGTTTGAAACAAGCTCCAAGAGCTTGGTATGATGAGATAAATTCCTATTTCATCAAGACTGGTTTTTATAGAAGTCCAAGTGAAGCTACTTTGTACACAAAGATGTCTACAAGTGGTATTCTCATTGTGTCTCtatatgtagatgatattATCTACACAGGAAGCTCAAAAGAAATGATGGCTGCATTCAAGGATGATATGATGAGACAATATGAGATGACTGACCTAGGACTACTTCATCATTTCCTTGGTCTTGGGGTCCTACAAACTGATTCTTGCATCTTTCTTCACCAGAAGAAGTATGCAAAGACTTTACTTGACAAATTTGGACTTAAGGATTGCAAGTCTGTTGCAACACCTTTGGCAGTGAATGAAAAGTTGTCAAAAGTGGATGGAAGTGAACTAGCAGATGAGACATTGTATAGGCAAATGGTGGGAAGCTTGCTATATCTGACTGCAACCAGACCAGATATCATGTTTGCAGCAAGCCTCTTGGCTAGATTCATGCATAATCCAACCAAGAAGCACATGGGAACAGCAAAGAGAGTGCTGAGATATGTTCAAGGCACCATAAACTATGGAATTGCCTATGATAAGGGAAAAGGAGCAGTGTTAATAGGCTATTGTGATAGTGATTGGAGTGGAAGTGAAGATGACATGAGGAGCACATCAGGCTATGCTTTCAACTTGGGGTCAGGTGCATTTTCTTGGGCTTCAATCAAGCAAAGTAGTGTTGCTCTGTCAACAGCAGAGGCTGAGTACATGAGTGCAGCAGAAGCTACTGCACAAGCTATGTGGCTGAGGTTTGTGTTATCTGATTTTGGAGAGGAACAGGTAGAACCAACTCAGTTGTTGTGTGACAACACTTCAGCTATTGCTATATCAAAGAATCCTGTTCATCATCACAAAACCAGACACATCAACCGCAGGTTTCACTTCATAAGAGATGCTCTACAAAATGGTGAGATTGATTTGCTATATTGCAAAACAGAAGTGCAGCTTGCTGACATTTTCACCAAGCCATTAGCAAGAGACAGATTTGAGTATTTGAGGAAGGCTCTAGGTGTTATTTCAGCACAACACctagaagggagtgttggtGTATAGGTGTAGCTGCTGTGATGGAATTAGAATATGAAGGTTCTATTCTTGTTAGGAAGGCTGCCTTGGATCATAGTCCAAGTGTACAGCAGAGAATGTAATAGCATTTTGCCACCTGTCATTATCTTATAGGGTAATGATTGAATGGCTAGATTTAGTGATGTAATAGGGAATATCTCCTCCCTAACGGTTTTTGTCAGTGTCATGATATATACATGTTTTGGTGCTGGGCTGATACAGCTAGCATTCTTCtaaaagctctctctctctcacacacagaAATCTGACCTCTCTTTACTCAAAAGCTCTCTGCATTTTCATTGAGATTTATTACATGTTTTGATTGAATCTATATGCATGATAATGTTCTGAATATGCTAACATATAGTACATGTTTTTCCCATTTGATCAAAGTCTTGTTTATCATTTTGACATGAGACATAAAAAAAGTTGCCACTTCTCTCCCCAGATACAAAATATGGATTTTTATAACCTGTAGAAAGTCACTTCATTAATTTAATTCCTCCACTGTTGCCTGAAAGCCCTGCAGTAGTTCGCTGTTAAAACTTGACTCCCACAGATGGAATGGAGGACACAATCTTCATAATCAAAAGGTTTAGGAAAAGCATAAAACAAAGTACCAAGCTCATTATAGACTTGTAAAGCCACAATCTTCAAAACTGAAACACTCTGGATAACAGAAAAAGGATGTTCATACTcgaaagaaaccaaaattcaGTAAAACTTTCATCACCATTCCTAGGTTCAACTACTTTAGCTAATTAAAGTGCAAAGCTTTCAGATGAAAGGAAACCGCGAGGCAACAAAATTACACAAAGATGTTGGGCCTAGTTGCCTTGTATGTCGTCTTGAGCTTCCTGGTTGGGGGCCTAACCTTCTTGAACACCAATGGGAATTTGATCTTGGAGTTATGGAACTGCTTGGTGCTCTCCCTCTTGCAAAGTTTTGCAGGGATAGTGGCTGTCTTAATGATTTGGATGCATGGAGACCTCACCCTGTGACGAGATGCCATCTCAGTGTACATGTCTTCAACAGCACCATTGAGAGTAGTGTCCCGGTATTCCTTGTACATGTTGTGATAACCAGTTCGGCTCTGATATCGCAGCCAAATTCCGTAGTTCTTGATCGTTGTTGGACTTTTCTCAAATATCTGcaataagaaaatatcatATTCTTCTTCTCAACCCAAATACTGTGAATACCATAGTCAGTAAAAAACACTAGCAAACAACTCTTGCCAGTAAGactggaaagagaaaaagaaagtttttgCCAGTGACAATGTGTTCACCTGATACTGTATACACTACAATAGAAAATTCACATAATCTAATCTATACATAAAAATCTAAAATCATACATGAAAGAGAACCTTAAATCTAAAATGTAAAATCTACCCCAGAAGCTGCTTCCACCTATAAGTGCCAATCTTTCAGGAGTAAACATTATTACAAAGTGGGTAAATATTCAATTTAGCTCTTGGTTAAGCATGAACAATCAAACTAAtccttattttaatttgaatcaGGGACAGCTTAATCCACAATTGGTAAAGGAACACATTAGCAGCTCATGTTGGCTCATAGTGGAAGAGAGACGTTAACAGACAAGTAAGATGCCTACCTCATTAATGGCCAAAACTTGTCCATtgcttttcttcactttcttcaaCTTCCTCAAAAAGTacctaatttaaaataataataataaaaagaagttCAAATGAATGGAGGAAAACATCTGAACGAGAACCCGAAAACATAACAacagaaattgaagaattcGTGACCAATGAAAACCATGAAAGGTCCATAAAAATCATACAAAagttaatttctttctttcatggAACCTAAACTCTATACTTGTTTAACTTCTATTGGCACCATCCTGAAATCAAAGAAGATTCTAACCATAtgaatttgttacattggtaCGCACAGTCAAGTGTGGGCTTATTTTATGTGAGGTCATAACTCCTAAATGACCAAGAATCTAAGattaaaaattcattattttcGTATCCCCTACATTTTTCAGGAACCAAATAAAAGATATATAGCAAATAGTACATAGAAAAGTGCTCACCAGAACTTGGATTTGGCACGGACCTCATTGGTGGCCCAGAGCTTCATACGGTAGATCTTGGGATGCTCATCTTTTTCAGAAGGGAGGGCTCTTCCCACCACCTGGTACTGATGAAACTGTTTACACAAAGCAAAACCCATCACTCTATGCTCCATAAATCCATGTTCGCAGAAAACATGAAGCTAAACactaattgaaaacaaagtaaaTTCACAAAACATGCACAGAGAAACGAAATGAAAGCATACAAAAGTTTCCCATGGAAACAAAAACTAACAACCGATAATGGGTTGTTGTAGCTAGATCAAGAGTATCACGGAGACTCACCCTGAAGGTAACCATTTGGGATGTGGGAGAGGCCGCTGCTGACTGCTGGCTGCTGTGTCTCCAAAAACAGGTTCTCTTCCAATGCTCTAACAAGTGAAGGTTAAAAACCCTACTTCTTCTGCTTTCTGTATGGGCCCTCAAAAGTCCAACTAAAGCCCAAAAGTTTATGGGCCAAAATAATACAactcaaaaacaaatttggattgttttttttttttaagttttaaagaagtccaaaataaaaacgaaaTAAGGGCGATAGATACAAATTCTGGAAGCTGCTGATAATTATATCATggatttgatttctttttcaattttcagaaGGTGGTCTGGGCTAGATTTTGTTCAACTTATATGTCATTCAAGCAACAGCAACGGAGCACAGTGATTGGCCCATGAATAACTTTTTAAGGCTTCAAGCTGGTGGGCACCGTCCAATTTGATTCGGTTTAGAGCTAAACTGCGCGGTCCAATGTTACAGGGAGGCTATAGTGAGAGGTTATAATAAGGGGATCCTTAATAGCTATTGAATCCTCACATTGTAACCCTTCAACATAGTCCCTTGTATAAACAtcttaatttgaatttgtttggtTTAGGCTTTAAATATGTAACGTCAACAGAGTCTAATCCAGTGAAAAAGGGCATTGACTTGCAGACTTCGAACTCCCATGATATATTGGTAATGTATGTGAGAGAAATCTTCTtccttataatttagattatcgtttaaaataaaaataaataaataaccattTAATTTTGTGACCGGTATCCCTTCATAAGTTATCGTCCTAGTTCCCTTTCTTGACTTCTCATCGGATGGGGAAAAACTTTCCTACAAGAAACCCAACATGACCACGTGGGTCGTGACCATAAGCACACAAGCTGGTCTAACTTGTGATTTTGTGCACACAAAAACCATGACTGCAGGTCAACACATTGAAATAGTTAGAAGAAATTAGAATGGTGAggataaaaaaattgtatttccATTCCGGTGGTCTTCCACTGAACCACGGGTCTCTCGGACGCAGATAGGTATTTGTCATGCTTGGCAAATTGCAATTAATAGTGAGAAAATTCAAGTCCTACctattatgagagagagacatgCGCACCTCCTACCATGTAATTACCTTTAACCAGATTCATTGGAAAGACTTGGGATTGATGGTCGTTTGATTTATGGCAAAGGAGATTTGGGGATGagaatttaattgtttttttatatttggtaaGTTTAGGCATGAGAAATCATTGTCTGGCCCATGAGAAAGTATGGGGGAAAGTCAAGTCATCTTCctaacttgggttttgttttcccttatcataggaaagtttgggaaaatgaaccaatattaaataaatatttttcatgatcattttgtccccattaacaatttagaattacaatatatcattaaatgtgtttttttttatttgatttaatatgggtataattaaaaatttgtacaaactttgttttctattcctactcaaaacaaacatggaaaatgaaataaagtgatatctccCGGTTACGTTCCTAGCATTACCAAATATAGGAAAGGAATCTTCATTTTCTCATCCCTTGGAAAATAATTTCCTCTCAAATTcattccgtgaaccaaacggggcctgAAAGACATCTAAATCAGCTTATTTACTGGAGTTTATTGCTAGACATTGAAGTTTGTTCATCCATATTTATTACCCCTTGAAGGAGAAATATTTTACCTAATATAAAGACTCGTCGAACTTTGTAATCGCTTAAATTCGAGATAATATCGGTGCAACTTACGGGAAGACAGTTACTTCTTGGAAAAACATAAAACCACGACTCGCATTAAATGGGGTGGATGAAAGAATGAGAATAATTGAATTGGGAACAGATGAGTCTTGGTTTCAGTTATTCTGCAATAAGCCACCTTGCAAGGCAATATGTTGGAAATTTCTTTCTACAAAGCTGGCTCTTATGGTGAGAGCCAGCTATGGCCCCTCTAGATGTGGAATCTGGTCATTTCTTCCATCATGCAGAAGAAATTTCAAAGCATTAAAACTATGGTTGTCTCGAGATTTTATGCGGTTCATTTCTGTcagaaatataattcatgacCACAACAAAACATATCCACTTTAAATGCTTGTCCCAAACTCCAAATTaaccatatacatatatacatgcattgtgTATAAATGTTTACATTACACAGAAACgaaattactcaaatctaTCCAAGTTAACCATAAACTGATATATGCAGCTTGTGAAGCAGAGTTGAGATATGAGATAGAGCATCTCTaagggagatgtcaaatatcaaacatcaaatttaaatttgatggctgaTGTGGTAATTTGACATCTTACACAGCTTTACACCCCAcccgatatgtcaaattaaattattattttattacattttagtgtggatttatttttaattaaaaataaaatataataaaatattcatttgacatctttcttttgggatgtcaaaaataacatatcagCCTCCAGCTTTCATTCCACATAAGCTTTAACACATCAGTTGGAGTGATGTGAGATGTTTTTTTTAGCcattaaatatttatgtgACACTTTTGACATATCGGTTGGAGATACTCTTACAAAGCATCAGAATGACTATAATATTACTAGAACAAAAGTAAAGGCTAATGACCAACGGGGTCTAACCGAGTGGAAAAGTGCATTGACATGCATACCAGATATTTTAAATCTTCATGGCATCTTAGTTGTGTgtatatatgaaaaatcacCTTCATTTAtactataaaaatatatatatgaaaagttaaggctaattattttaacaaatttgttttgttacaCCCAGAGCAAGCATATTCTTAGGAGGCTAATCTGGGGCCACCTTTGAATTGAGTAACCTTATCATCAACTGTGTATATAGAGattgaaataaaaagtagCTGTGGCAGCCCAAAGGGTTGACTTGTTCTTTGTTTATATACACACACTataatctttttgttttaagtttCTTGCACCTAAAAATTGACcagtctttttgttttataatctATATTCAATATCAGGAACCAACGACctgcatacaaaataatatttatagtCCAAAGAGTGATAAGGAATTAggataaacaaaaacaaatggagAAAAAAGGGCAACAAAGATTTATAAATTCATGTGCAAACTCACACACAGCTGGGCCTTCCAAAATGAAGAATCTGTGAGCAATAAACTCAAGACTCTCAAACCAGCCGTTTGAGTAAACTCTCTAGTcttaaacaatgaaattagATTCGGTCATAGAATATCAGCCTCCCTCCAAATCCCCTATTTGCATAAAGACACTCATAAAGTGATCATGAATGAATGATTCACTCAATTAAACTAACAGATCAGAAGGCAACAAGAACACCaggaaatataaaatttgaaaaaatgcaCTGATAAGATTGCTTGTTTGATCAATACAGATTATGACCCTGTCTAGCTATCAATATGTAATCACTTGaacttgagaaaaatataaaatgaaaaaacaatgAATCTAATTTCTGTGCGTTACCTCAGATCCTTGTAGAGaggaaaaactaaaaataaaaaaataaaaaaagagagaaaaaaaaaattgtttacaGTTTTTCACCTCCTCCTGATCTTCCAACAAAATATTGTTAAACATCAGCACATTTCATTGGTACATATCCTAGCCTAGACTTCTTTGTGTCATAGAGGATGTGAAAATTCTGCTGCTGATAGTTACCAATGATTGAAAGACCAGATTTTGGAGTTCCTAGCACTGCCAAGCAAACAACCTCTTGCGGATCGATCTGGATGAAGTAATTCTCAACTGGGAAATCCCAAACTGCTCCATCAGCAAACAGAATTGCAAATTCTGGAAGCACTATCTTCTCAACACCAGACACATTGTAACAAGGATCTAAAAATGGGAAGTCTTTTACAACTGGATAGCCTTTAACCTTCTTTGAAAATGCCTCCTTGATAATCTGGTATGCAGGATCTGCAAAATAACTCAGTGTGGTGCCAGAATCAATGATTGTGCCTCCAGCACCTTCTGGTGTCAAATTCCAAGTCTCCTCTGGTATGTCAACCACTTCCCCTCCAACCATGATGGATTTTATCTGGACATAGTAAAATGTATCAGCAGGGTTTTCTTTGCCTCCAACCAATGAGGTGTAGCTCAACTTTGGGTGGCTCAAGAGCTCCTTGTCCTCCCCAAAAATCAACTTGCTGCTAACATTGGTGTCACTATTTCTATCTACCAGACAGTATGAGAATGAATGGCCATAAAGTGATTGAAGCTGAGAGGCAAAGGAGAGAGGCCCTCTCCCAAGTCCTAACAATCCTGCAGCCCCATGAAACAGGCCTCTATTCCAATGGCCACATCCAAACATCACATTCTCCACTCTTTTAAAGTCTGTCTTCCCAGTATGTGATGTGAGATTAACAGTAAAGGTTTCAAGGGAAAAATCCCCAGTGGTATTGGAACTGTCCCCATACCAGTAGAAATAGGGACATGTTTGGTTCTCAGCCTTGCAAGGCTGAGGAGGATCCGGGGACGAAACCAATCGACACCGCGGATCCTGGCAGCTTATGTCTCGAAAAGAGGTGGAATCTTTAGGATCATAATGTGGTCCATCTTGCTCAAAACAAGCATAGCAAGGTGCACATTGAACCCAATTAAGATCACTACCAGTATCAAGTATCAAAGAGAAGTGTTTAGGAGGTGTACCAATAAAAACATCCATGAAGTACTCTCCAGAACCGAGACTGACCCCGGACTTCAAAGTCGCCTGAAGCTGACCGGAAAGCTCGCTTGTATAAGACTCCGGCGAGGCTGCCGGAGCAACAACTGGCTTGAATTCGTGGACCTTCTTGTCTTTCTGTAGCCTTGAAATGgtattttgattctttttctcAACAATCCTTGTGTGGAGGGTCTGAATTCTGACCAAGTCTCTGACTGTGGACTCAATCACAGAACTCTTACGCTCGGATTCTCTGTTCTGTGACCTGTGCCTCAGGTGGAGCTTCACAGATTGTTTATGGGTTCTCATTTTTGTCACAGAATCATCAGCTACTTCATCCTCGTCGTCGTCAGATTCTTCATTATCGGACACTGCTTTTTCCATGGTTGAATCTGATTGCTTGGTTTTCCTTGAGCTGCTGAGGCTACATCCAGTGTGGGATGAGGAGGAGACAGCATTGAAGCTCATATGCTCTGGCACTTCCATGCCAGCGAGAGTGGAGCCATTAGGAGTTTGATTGTTGTGGTTGTGAATTCCAGCAATCGCTACTAGAGTGCAGGAGAAGATTACAAGGAGAACCAGTATGAGAGAAGCCTTAACAACCATTCTGATCGTCTCTTCTTGTTTGAAAATCCTACATGAAGAAAattttagaagaagaaaaaactggAAACGAACCCGAAAGCTTGAAACTTTACTGAAATTTCAAGGCTTTATGTGAAAAAATCAGAACTCAGAATTCTCAAGTGGTTGTGACAAGAAAAACCCAGAAACAGAACAATTAGAAAGGACTTGAATTCCAACCACAAggaaaacaaattggaaaataaatgaaaacgaAAGCAGGGGAGTTTATAAGCACAGGAGACAAAAACACAGAACCCAGAAACAGAAACTTCAATTAAAGCTTAAAAAAGCAGAGACAGCTTCTAGGAAAcggaaagaaattgaaagaatacAGAGTTATGCAGGTGAAAATGTGTATATAGGGGAGATGGAACATATTTATTGAAGAGAGAAGACTCagttaaagaaagaaaggaagaggcAAGTGTTGGGTTGTGAGGAGAGTCTCTGTGTCTTTCTCAGCTTAGCATCAATGTCAaagagtttgaattttttttttgttttcataaggGTTGGAGTTGAAAACGCGGTTtcgaaataaaagaaagaacagagAGGCTGTGAATTgcgttttaatataaaattatattaaaatgttGTCTGTGTGGTCTGTTCTGTAAAAGTGCTTACctggtcttcatcttgttctgCTTCTTCCTCTCTGTTTCCTGCTTCATTGGCTTACG
It encodes:
- the LOC18783407 gene encoding protein ASPARTIC PROTEASE IN GUARD CELL 1, whose protein sequence is MVVKASLILVLLVIFSCTLVAIAGIHNHNNQTPNGSTLAGMEVPEHMSFNAVSSSSHTGCSLSSSRKTKQSDSTMEKAVSDNEESDDDEDEVADDSVTKMRTHKQSVKLHLRHRSQNRESERKSSVIESTVRDLVRIQTLHTRIVEKKNQNTISRLQKDKKVHEFKPVVAPAASPESYTSELSGQLQATLKSGVSLGSGEYFMDVFIGTPPKHFSLILDTGSDLNWVQCAPCYACFEQDGPHYDPKDSTSFRDISCQDPRCRLVSSPDPPQPCKAENQTCPYFYWYGDSSNTTGDFSLETFTVNLTSHTGKTDFKRVENVMFGCGHWNRGLFHGAAGLLGLGRGPLSFASQLQSLYGHSFSYCLVDRNSDTNVSSKLIFGEDKELLSHPKLSYTSLVGGKENPADTFYYVQIKSIMVGGEVVDIPEETWNLTPEGAGGTIIDSGTTLSYFADPAYQIIKEAFSKKVKGYPVVKDFPFLDPCYNVSGVEKIVLPEFAILFADGAVWDFPVENYFIQIDPQEVVCLAVLGTPKSGLSIIGNYQQQNFHILYDTKKSRLGYVPMKCADVVVGLLRAHTESRRSRVFNLHLLEHWKRTCFWRHSSQQSAAASPTSQMVTFRFHQYQVVGRALPSEKDEHPKIYRMKLWATNEVRAKSKFWYFLRKLKKVKKSNGQVLAINEIFEKSPTTIKNYGIWLRYQSRTGYHNMYKEYRDTTLNGAVEDMYTEMASRHRVRSPCIQIIKTATIPAKLCKRESTKQFHNSKIKFPLVFKKVRPPTRKLKTTYKATRPNIFV